From a single Deltaproteobacteria bacterium genomic region:
- a CDS encoding serine hydrolase domain-containing protein, protein MVDKYLKRIVAKLNRPFSYLILIIILSSFPFFTSCKSDNNSLDPELARRLKEILSDNMEEFGVPGALVGVWIPGQGSLIIEEGVSNIETDEPISKEDHVRIGSVTKSFTVTVILQLVDEGLISLDDPVKNYLPDVENGDATIAELANMRSGIFNYTEDGEFVMEFIADLLREWTNRELVDFADSNAPYFPPGGGWHYSNTNTVILGMIIEQVTGNFVGDEIQKRIINPLGLKGTFYPETPDMPEPFSRGYVEFDPEAGLQDVTFTDPSASAASGAMISRLLDLRKWADALGKGTLLNENIQQERIDSLTPIVFDPCDDDDSEREKRSCPEYDKYGLGIGEISGWIGHTGEYIGYTSLVMYDPENGSVVVILINIFGAGEHVPTKVFREFAEILN, encoded by the coding sequence GTGGTTGACAAATATTTGAAGAGAATAGTCGCTAAGCTGAATAGGCCGTTTTCATATTTAATCCTAATAATAATCTTATCTTCGTTCCCATTTTTCACTTCCTGCAAATCGGACAACAATTCTCTTGACCCTGAGCTTGCTCGCAGGCTAAAAGAGATTCTCTCAGACAATATGGAGGAGTTTGGAGTTCCCGGCGCTTTGGTAGGTGTATGGATTCCAGGGCAGGGAAGTTTAATTATTGAAGAGGGCGTCTCTAATATTGAAACCGACGAGCCTATCTCAAAAGAAGACCATGTCAGAATAGGCAGTGTTACAAAATCGTTCACTGTAACCGTCATACTTCAGCTTGTGGATGAAGGGCTTATCAGTCTGGATGACCCTGTTAAAAACTACCTGCCCGATGTAGAGAACGGAGACGCGACCATTGCCGAGCTTGCCAATATGAGGAGCGGAATATTCAATTATACGGAAGACGGTGAATTCGTGATGGAGTTTATCGCCGACCTGCTCAGGGAATGGACTAACCGGGAGCTTGTGGATTTCGCCGACAGTAACGCGCCCTATTTCCCGCCTGGCGGGGGCTGGCATTACTCGAACACGAACACAGTCATTCTCGGAATGATAATAGAGCAGGTAACCGGAAATTTCGTGGGAGACGAGATTCAAAAAAGAATAATCAACCCCCTTGGACTTAAAGGAACCTTTTACCCCGAGACTCCGGACATGCCTGAACCGTTTTCCAGAGGATATGTGGAATTTGACCCGGAAGCTGGTTTACAGGATGTTACGTTTACTGATCCTTCCGCTTCCGCCGCTTCCGGTGCAATGATTTCGAGACTACTGGATTTGCGAAAGTGGGCGGATGCGTTAGGAAAGGGGACACTACTTAACGAAAATATTCAGCAAGAACGTATAGATAGCTTGACTCCGATAGTATTCGATCCATGTGATGACGACGATTCCGAAAGAGAAAAAAGAAGCTGTCCCGAGTATGATAAATACGGCCTGGGGATCGGGGAAATAAGCGGCTGGATAGGGCACACGGGGGAATATATTGGATATACGTCTCTCGTAATGTACGATCCCGAAAACGGGTCCGTAGTAGTTATTCTAATAAATATTTTTGGCGCGGGAGAGCATGTTCCCACGAAAGTATTCAGGGAATTCGCCGAAATATTAAATTAA
- a CDS encoding M23 family metallopeptidase, protein MTKRYIEALLIFAALAGFVFSTLGSPDIFADEAKTSLKKPDNTFTPVVVSVLNAPNPVRGSVGNYHLVYELELLNATPMTWEIGSIEVKGEKEDDTAFLTLEGDELKSRMRLITDTTPSTTLAGGETGIVFVHFFVKDKKDIPRSIIHRVSIGVPGGIPAGFADFAGLPEGAEEYSYASSPTEVGSQDAVVIAPPLQGKGWVAADGCCDSIRHVRSMMPINDKLRVAQRFAIDWEVINENRLIFIGDPKDVESYFSYGKNVLAVRDARVVTAVDKYENQIPGELPPGMTLEEADGNHVVLDLGDGRYALYAHLKPGSVRVKEGDTVKQGQVIGLLGNTGNTSAPHLHFHVMDGHATLGSNGLPYVIDEFDLIEKAPSTEAFDKAEREGTPLEVVPVKRPGLHKNALPLDQRVVNFPST, encoded by the coding sequence ATGACCAAACGATACATTGAAGCGCTCCTAATATTCGCGGCCCTTGCAGGATTTGTTTTTTCCACACTGGGGAGCCCGGATATCTTCGCTGATGAAGCAAAAACTTCTCTGAAAAAACCCGATAATACGTTTACCCCTGTAGTAGTATCGGTACTTAACGCACCCAATCCGGTAAGAGGATCAGTCGGAAATTATCATTTAGTTTACGAACTCGAATTATTAAACGCCACCCCTATGACATGGGAAATAGGCTCGATTGAAGTTAAGGGAGAAAAAGAAGACGATACGGCATTTCTAACCCTGGAAGGAGATGAGCTTAAAAGCAGAATGCGTTTAATTACCGACACAACCCCGAGCACAACGCTTGCCGGGGGTGAGACCGGGATAGTGTTCGTGCATTTTTTTGTAAAGGATAAGAAGGACATTCCGAGATCGATAATCCACCGAGTCTCAATCGGCGTTCCGGGCGGCATCCCCGCAGGTTTCGCAGATTTTGCAGGACTCCCCGAAGGGGCGGAAGAATATTCCTACGCTTCGTCGCCGACAGAGGTAGGGTCACAGGACGCCGTAGTTATCGCACCGCCTCTTCAGGGCAAGGGCTGGGTTGCAGCCGACGGATGCTGCGACTCCATAAGACACGTGCGCTCAATGATGCCGATAAACGATAAGCTCAGGGTAGCGCAGCGCTTCGCCATAGACTGGGAAGTGATAAATGAGAACAGACTTATTTTTATAGGCGACCCGAAGGACGTGGAGAGTTATTTCTCTTACGGTAAGAACGTTCTCGCTGTTAGGGATGCCAGAGTAGTGACCGCGGTGGATAAATACGAGAACCAGATTCCAGGTGAGCTGCCACCCGGAATGACCCTCGAGGAGGCGGACGGAAACCACGTTGTGCTCGACCTTGGGGACGGGAGATACGCGCTCTACGCCCATCTGAAGCCCGGAAGCGTTAGGGTCAAAGAGGGAGATACGGTCAAACAGGGGCAGGTAATAGGGCTTCTGGGGAATACGGGAAACACATCCGCGCCCCATCTTCATTTCCACGTCATGGACGGCCATGCGACCCTGGGCTCAAACGGGCTCCCGTATGTAATCGACGAATTCGATCTCATTGAAAAGGCGCCGTCGACTGAAGCGTTCGACAAGGCAGAGAGGGAAGGGACGCCGCTTGAGGTTGTGCCGGTGAAGAGACCCGGATTACATAAAAACGCATTACCATTAGATCAAAGAGTGGTTAACTTCCCGTCGACCTGA
- a CDS encoding potassium/proton antiporter, with protein sequence MDYSVEYILLGASVLVLASIFASKAASKLRVPALLLFLIVGMLAGSEGPGGIYYDDPWSAQLLGVLALAFIIFSGGLHSGWKNVSPVLWSGVSLSTIGVFLTAVLVGAFAHYFLGFSVLMALLLGSIVSSTDAAAVFSVMSSSGAGLRGKLNELLEFESASNDPMAVILTIGFIQLIINPESSVLSMAVLLVKQMVLGILFGYGMGKAMVYIVNRLRLDFEGLYPVLSMSLVLFTYGVTASIGGSGFLAVYIAGLLMGGREFVNKKSLTRFHDGIAWLLQITMFLILGLLVFPSGLLPVVLPGIVVSIFLIFIARPAGVFISLSLSGISAREKTFISWVGLRGAVPVVLATFPLLAGVPESNRLFNLVFFIVITSVLLQGTTIPLVSRWLGVDAPGEAPQKRNVEFEFPYEENTDTVEYDVPDGSEAVGKQIVELGLPESALIMLIKRGGGSIVPRGATVLESGDRVLIMADKGDLVAVRSILGI encoded by the coding sequence TTGGACTATTCTGTTGAATACATACTGCTGGGAGCATCCGTTCTGGTCCTGGCCAGCATTTTTGCCAGTAAAGCGGCCTCCAAGCTGCGCGTTCCGGCCCTTCTGTTGTTTTTAATCGTGGGAATGCTCGCGGGCTCGGAGGGACCCGGGGGTATATACTACGACGACCCCTGGTCGGCTCAGCTGCTCGGGGTTCTGGCCCTGGCCTTTATAATATTTTCAGGAGGGCTTCACTCCGGGTGGAAGAATGTTTCCCCAGTTCTCTGGAGCGGGGTATCCCTTTCGACTATCGGTGTTTTCCTTACCGCCGTTCTGGTCGGTGCTTTCGCTCATTACTTCCTGGGTTTCTCGGTTCTCATGGCTTTACTTCTGGGCTCAATTGTTTCCTCCACGGATGCCGCCGCGGTATTTTCGGTTATGAGCTCAAGCGGCGCCGGGCTTAGAGGGAAGTTGAATGAACTTCTCGAATTCGAGTCCGCGAGTAACGATCCAATGGCGGTTATTCTCACTATAGGATTTATTCAGCTCATTATTAACCCGGAGTCTTCCGTTTTGAGTATGGCGGTACTGCTTGTAAAACAGATGGTGCTCGGAATTCTCTTCGGGTATGGAATGGGTAAAGCTATGGTGTATATAGTAAACCGTCTCAGGCTCGATTTTGAAGGGCTCTATCCTGTGCTGTCCATGTCGCTTGTCCTGTTCACATACGGCGTTACGGCGTCGATAGGCGGGAGCGGATTTCTGGCCGTTTATATCGCCGGTCTCCTGATGGGAGGGAGGGAATTTGTAAATAAAAAGAGCCTCACCCGTTTCCATGACGGTATTGCGTGGCTGCTTCAGATCACGATGTTTCTAATACTGGGATTACTCGTATTTCCCTCCGGGCTCCTTCCCGTGGTTCTTCCGGGTATTGTCGTATCGATTTTCTTAATCTTCATTGCGCGCCCTGCGGGGGTGTTTATTTCTCTTTCTCTGAGCGGGATCAGCGCCAGGGAAAAGACATTTATCTCCTGGGTGGGGCTCCGCGGGGCGGTACCCGTCGTGCTTGCGACTTTCCCGCTTCTGGCGGGCGTGCCTGAATCTAATAGATTGTTCAACCTGGTTTTCTTTATAGTTATTACATCCGTGCTCTTGCAGGGGACGACCATTCCGCTGGTTTCAAGATGGCTAGGGGTTGACGCCCCCGGCGAAGCTCCTCAGAAACGAAATGTAGAATTTGAATTCCCCTACGAGGAGAATACGGATACGGTCGAGTATGATGTGCCCGACGGCTCGGAAGCCGTCGGAAAGCAGATTGTGGAGTTGGGGCTGCCCGAAAGCGCGCTCATAATGCTAATAAAGAGGGGAGGCGGCTCAATAGTTCCACGGGGTGCTACGGTTTTAGAGTCAGGAGACAGGGTTCTAATAATGGCCGATAAGGGCGACCTCGTCGCCGTGCGTTCAATCCTCGGTATTTGA
- a CDS encoding paraquat-inducible protein A: MFNNSFHFINRHSRALGIFIIILSAFLLICAFYFPFIKSSFSVDFPDWLPNWFGVHEEIEKWIIKKGRIPEGNQYLLGIIKSLFEDGSIFLGIIIFLFSVVFPVLKIALCAAALSRSRLWHTRSHNGVIKTLGYVSKWSMADVFIVALIIVMFKAKGFNFSFTAEAGLYCYAVSAILSSLCIVLIMHRSDSLDKV, encoded by the coding sequence ATGTTTAATAATTCCTTTCACTTTATAAACAGACACAGCCGCGCGCTCGGAATATTCATTATCATTCTGTCGGCCTTCCTATTGATATGCGCGTTTTATTTCCCCTTTATCAAATCAAGTTTCAGCGTCGATTTTCCTGACTGGCTGCCGAACTGGTTCGGTGTCCATGAGGAGATTGAGAAGTGGATTATCAAAAAGGGCAGGATACCCGAAGGGAATCAATACCTTCTGGGCATTATCAAATCTCTATTCGAGGACGGCTCGATATTTCTTGGAATAATCATATTCCTGTTCTCGGTAGTCTTCCCTGTTCTCAAAATCGCCCTCTGCGCCGCGGCGTTGTCCAGAAGCCGGCTGTGGCATACCCGCAGCCACAACGGCGTAATTAAAACGCTGGGTTATGTGTCAAAATGGTCAATGGCCGATGTCTTTATAGTTGCACTCATAATCGTCATGTTCAAGGCTAAGGGTTTTAATTTCAGCTTCACGGCCGAAGCCGGCCTGTACTGCTACGCCGTATCGGCTATTCTGTCCTCACTGTGCATAGTTTTAATAATGCACCGCTCGGATTCACTCGATAAAGTTTAG
- a CDS encoding HdeD family acid-resistance protein, whose translation MNGTPSLKGSWGWLLALGVIYVIMGLIMAGSPIAATYAIEVFLGFILIAGGAISVIGSFFAGNWKKLLLILLSGILYLVVGYMLLKNPMAGVLTLTILLAAFLLVEGIFKIIHAFQMKPSPNWVWLLVSGIASVILGVMIWGEFPASSAFVIGLLVGIYFIINGFSMVMLSFALKGK comes from the coding sequence ATGAACGGTACACCTTCTTTAAAGGGTAGCTGGGGCTGGCTTCTTGCGCTGGGCGTGATATACGTAATTATGGGACTCATTATGGCGGGCTCTCCCATAGCCGCCACATACGCGATCGAGGTATTCCTCGGGTTTATACTCATTGCTGGCGGCGCAATCTCCGTAATCGGCTCATTCTTCGCGGGGAACTGGAAAAAGCTTTTACTTATTTTGCTGAGCGGTATTCTCTATCTTGTAGTCGGTTATATGCTTCTTAAAAACCCGATGGCGGGAGTTCTCACACTGACCATTCTGCTGGCCGCATTTCTCCTGGTTGAAGGTATTTTTAAAATCATTCACGCCTTTCAGATGAAACCGTCCCCCAACTGGGTCTGGCTCCTCGTAAGCGGTATAGCGTCGGTAATACTTGGAGTTATGATCTGGGGCGAATTCCCCGCGTCGAGCGCCTTCGTAATAGGGCTTCTTGTCGGGATATATTTCATAATAAACGGCTTTTCAATGGTAATGCTCTCTTTTGCGTTAAAGGGGAAGTAG
- a CDS encoding AAA family ATPase → MSKGRDKLRELELLIRSHYSLIFIDTAEEDRARTVLTLLAGRMKIPYFYWTRTKGLKRVDIESKGPVYGSTDIGQALSHIESSKFQALYHFKEPGDILEDRDLTEMLKDAAAPYSKNYGAIILTGNDIRVPDTLKPQSAYFKMPEPDREEYRELLGRVVRDIYSRMTVDVKLSDEDTERLLNGIKGLTLTEAEKIITKVVVEDGALSSEDIRRVIDAKSDIVEKEGVLEYYPAEESMDEIADLKTLKTWLSKRKEIILHPDKAAEFGLSFPKGILLLGVPGCGKSLSARAVAMEWGLPLMKLDPSNLYNKYIGESEKNFKRAMKTAEKMSPVVLWIDEIEKAFSTGGESEDGGVSRRVFGTFLSWLQDRKGDVFVVATANDVRKLPPELLRKGRFDEIFFVDLPDSEARQSIFRIHLAKRGKNPDDFDLTLLARKTGGFSGSEIGQAIVSGLYTAFSGKKELSTEILLDEVALTCPLSQTMSEQIVRLRQWASERTVSAH, encoded by the coding sequence ATGTCGAAGGGACGAGACAAACTAAGGGAGCTGGAACTCCTCATAAGATCGCATTACAGTCTGATATTCATCGACACCGCGGAAGAAGACCGGGCGCGAACCGTGTTGACGCTCCTTGCAGGACGGATGAAAATCCCTTATTTCTACTGGACGAGGACAAAGGGGCTGAAGAGAGTGGACATAGAATCCAAGGGGCCCGTTTACGGCTCGACCGACATCGGGCAGGCGCTGAGCCATATAGAGTCCTCGAAATTTCAGGCACTTTACCATTTTAAGGAGCCGGGGGATATTCTAGAGGACAGAGATCTAACGGAAATGCTTAAAGACGCGGCTGCCCCGTACTCAAAGAACTACGGCGCGATTATCCTTACCGGAAACGATATCAGAGTCCCGGACACCCTGAAACCCCAAAGCGCTTATTTTAAAATGCCCGAGCCCGACAGGGAGGAATACAGGGAGCTCCTGGGCCGGGTTGTGAGGGATATCTATTCCCGAATGACCGTGGATGTGAAACTCTCAGACGAGGACACCGAAAGGCTCCTTAACGGCATAAAGGGGCTGACATTGACGGAGGCTGAAAAAATCATTACCAAAGTAGTAGTCGAAGACGGCGCGCTTTCATCCGAGGACATACGGAGGGTAATCGACGCAAAGAGTGATATAGTCGAGAAAGAAGGTGTTCTCGAATACTACCCCGCGGAAGAGAGCATGGATGAGATTGCGGACCTTAAAACTCTAAAAACATGGCTTTCCAAGAGAAAGGAGATAATTTTACACCCCGACAAAGCTGCGGAGTTCGGACTATCGTTTCCAAAGGGGATTCTACTGCTCGGAGTGCCCGGATGCGGGAAGAGCCTATCCGCCAGGGCAGTCGCAATGGAGTGGGGACTGCCGCTCATGAAGCTCGATCCTTCGAACCTTTACAATAAATACATAGGAGAGAGCGAGAAGAATTTTAAAAGGGCTATGAAGACGGCTGAGAAGATGTCGCCTGTGGTGCTCTGGATAGACGAGATCGAAAAGGCGTTCTCAACCGGCGGGGAATCGGAGGACGGAGGGGTCTCGAGGAGGGTATTCGGGACTTTTCTCTCCTGGCTTCAGGACAGAAAAGGGGATGTGTTCGTGGTCGCAACGGCAAACGATGTCCGGAAACTTCCTCCGGAGCTCCTGAGGAAGGGACGGTTCGACGAAATATTCTTCGTTGATCTGCCCGACAGTGAGGCGCGGCAATCAATTTTCCGGATTCATCTTGCCAAACGGGGCAAGAACCCGGACGACTTCGACTTAACCCTGCTAGCTCGAAAGACCGGGGGCTTCAGCGGGTCCGAGATAGGGCAGGCAATAGTTTCAGGACTCTACACCGCGTTTTCCGGGAAAAAAGAGCTAAGCACGGAAATTCTGCTAGACGAAGTTGCCCTTACATGCCCGCTCTCACAGACGATGAGTGAGCAAATTGTCCGGTTAAGGCAGTGGGCATCGGAGAGGACAGTGAGCGCGCACTGA
- a CDS encoding replication-associated recombination protein A has protein sequence MVAKGLDKEPSLFKPPAGAAPLAERMRPGTFDDFAGQGHLVGPDGVIRRMLRGQHIRSMIFWGPPGTGKTTLARLLATQLKADFIQINAISSGVKELREIISQAEKSLDIGRRTVLFIDEIHRFNKSQQAALLKSVENGTLVLIGATTENPSFEVISPLLSRCSVYVLEALTPRDLDALLERALSEDEIIKGTALSSEAREELITQSGGDARVMLNTLEVAVDITDLNEVAQISKDIIKEAYQTHHYRYDRGGDEHYNTISAFIKSVRGSDPDAAVYYLARMLEAGEDPKFIARRLIVLASEDIGNAEPYALTLATAAFTAVDYVGMPEASLILAQAATYLSSCPKSNASYKAISAALSEVRSKPGVAIPIHLRNAPTKLMKDIGYGKDYKYSHDSEDHFIDQDFLPEELKDRIFYEPTEIGREANLKKYLKSKWKKRRKD, from the coding sequence ATGGTCGCGAAAGGATTGGACAAGGAGCCTTCTCTTTTTAAACCTCCCGCGGGGGCGGCGCCGCTTGCGGAGAGGATGCGTCCCGGGACTTTCGATGATTTCGCAGGGCAGGGACACCTGGTCGGCCCCGACGGCGTCATTCGCAGGATGCTGCGCGGGCAGCACATCCGCTCGATGATTTTCTGGGGGCCTCCGGGAACCGGAAAGACTACACTGGCGAGACTTCTGGCGACACAGCTAAAGGCCGACTTCATTCAGATAAACGCTATCTCTTCGGGGGTCAAGGAGCTCAGGGAAATAATAAGTCAGGCGGAGAAGTCCCTGGACATAGGCAGAAGGACGGTCCTGTTCATAGACGAGATTCACAGGTTTAACAAATCGCAGCAGGCCGCCCTTCTTAAGAGTGTGGAAAACGGCACCTTAGTTCTCATAGGGGCGACTACCGAAAACCCGTCCTTCGAGGTAATTTCACCCCTTCTGTCCAGGTGCAGCGTTTACGTGCTTGAGGCATTGACCCCTCGTGACCTTGACGCCCTTCTGGAAAGAGCGCTCAGTGAGGACGAGATTATAAAAGGCACCGCGCTTTCATCAGAGGCGAGGGAGGAGCTGATAACCCAGAGCGGCGGGGACGCCCGCGTAATGCTCAATACGCTCGAGGTTGCGGTCGATATTACGGACCTGAACGAGGTCGCTCAAATAAGTAAAGACATAATAAAAGAGGCGTATCAGACACACCATTACAGGTACGACAGGGGAGGGGACGAGCATTACAACACCATATCCGCGTTTATAAAGAGCGTAAGGGGCAGCGACCCGGACGCGGCCGTTTATTATCTCGCCAGGATGTTAGAAGCGGGTGAAGACCCCAAGTTCATTGCGCGAAGGCTGATTGTTCTCGCCTCCGAGGATATAGGAAATGCGGAGCCCTATGCGCTCACCCTGGCCACGGCGGCTTTCACCGCTGTCGATTACGTCGGTATGCCCGAGGCTAGTCTGATACTGGCGCAGGCCGCCACCTACCTTTCGAGCTGCCCGAAGAGCAACGCTTCCTACAAGGCTATAAGCGCCGCTCTGTCCGAGGTCAGGAGCAAGCCGGGCGTAGCGATTCCCATACACCTCCGTAACGCCCCTACGAAACTGATGAAAGATATCGGCTACGGAAAGGACTATAAGTACTCCCACGATTCCGAGGACCATTTTATTGATCAGGATTTCCTTCCCGAAGAACTAAAGGACAGGATTTTTTACGAGCCCACGGAGATCGGCCGCGAAGCGAACCTAAAAAAATATTTAAAGAGCAAATGGAAGAAGAGACGAAAAGATTAA